One window of Mediterraneibacter gnavus ATCC 29149 genomic DNA carries:
- a CDS encoding Nramp family divalent metal transporter: protein MIATGIVIGPGAITTAAMLGSNFGYTLIWLIIPIVFMGITFMMVTNRLAIVTGMPTIHAIRKYYGPVAAGFVGIALFMACLFFTMGNISGTGAGVNLITGLNWKVGSALMIAVVIYCYFTKNVYSKVEKIITACILGMIVAFYATLIGVGGPDWGETGKAFVSFQIPAGGLATALAFISTNAAVTTGIYSTYLGKEKKWKKEDLFNGVMLTDAVIHIISVVLITGSIILVGAIVLHPTGQKITAPAQLAEMLVPIMGNAAKYIMGVALLGAGFSSLLGNTQRGMVLLSAGFDKDTALESKAIRVGCLICLIVTMIICYSYGGSPTQLILMANVATSIATPVAGLFILLLLWRKDVNEGYKKPTALRICMTISYIFVLFMTFSALKTQIPNLIQSITLLF from the coding sequence TTGATCGCAACGGGAATTGTGATCGGCCCCGGGGCGATCACCACAGCAGCGATGCTGGGCAGCAATTTCGGATATACGCTGATCTGGCTGATCATACCGATTGTTTTTATGGGAATCACATTTATGATGGTGACAAACCGGCTGGCGATCGTGACGGGAATGCCGACCATTCATGCAATCCGTAAATATTATGGACCTGTGGCAGCAGGATTTGTAGGAATTGCGTTGTTTATGGCATGTCTCTTTTTTACAATGGGGAACATCTCAGGAACCGGCGCCGGTGTGAATTTGATTACCGGACTTAACTGGAAAGTAGGTTCTGCATTGATGATAGCGGTTGTAATTTACTGCTATTTCACAAAAAATGTATATTCAAAAGTAGAAAAAATTATTACGGCGTGCATTTTGGGTATGATCGTAGCGTTTTATGCAACGTTGATCGGAGTCGGAGGCCCGGACTGGGGAGAGACCGGCAAGGCATTTGTCAGTTTTCAGATTCCGGCAGGCGGACTGGCGACAGCATTGGCATTCATTTCTACAAACGCAGCAGTAACAACCGGAATTTACAGTACATATCTGGGAAAAGAGAAAAAGTGGAAAAAAGAAGATTTGTTTAACGGCGTAATGCTGACAGATGCAGTGATCCATATTATCAGTGTTGTGCTGATCACAGGCTCTATTATCCTGGTAGGTGCGATCGTACTGCATCCTACAGGACAGAAAATTACAGCGCCTGCTCAATTGGCGGAAATGCTGGTTCCGATCATGGGAAATGCAGCGAAGTATATTATGGGAGTGGCGCTGTTAGGCGCAGGATTCTCTTCTTTATTAGGAAACACACAGCGAGGTATGGTGTTGTTGAGCGCAGGATTTGATAAAGATACCGCACTGGAGTCAAAAGCAATCCGCGTAGGCTGTCTGATCTGCCTGATCGTGACGATGATCATTTGCTATAGCTATGGCGGATCTCCAACACAGCTGATCCTGATGGCAAATGTCGCAACCTCGATCGCTACACCGGTAGCAGGTTTGTTTATTCTGCTCCTTTTATGGAGAAAAGATGTAAACGAAGGATATAAGAAGCCGACAGCATTGAGAATCTGTATGACAATCAGCTATATTTTTGTACTGTTTATGACATTCTCAGCATTGAAAACCCAGATTCCTAACTTAATTCAATCTATTACATTGTTATTTTAA
- a CDS encoding dihydrodipicolinate synthase family protein, with protein sequence MAKVKNFKTIFPAVSVPLNEDYSINEPEFRAYLRWIKSFYGKGMDGLVCNGHTGEITGLTRAERKRVVEICAEECGDVMTIISGVNCENTAESIEMAKEAGADGILLMPPHMWLRFGMNPDAPFEYVKDVAEGADIDIIIHLYPATSKAFYPVETLIKMCKEIDHVKCIKMGTRVTSIYEHDVRLLRQECPDISLITCHDETLCVSWFPGMDGALIGFAGCVPEIICPAREVFANPDKHTLKEAQDWSDRIYHISQAIQQKYLGQMLNGFH encoded by the coding sequence ATGGCAAAAGTAAAAAATTTTAAAACAATTTTCCCGGCAGTTTCAGTACCGCTCAATGAGGATTATTCCATCAACGAACCAGAATTCAGAGCATATTTAAGATGGATCAAGAGTTTTTACGGAAAAGGAATGGACGGTCTTGTATGTAACGGACATACAGGAGAGATCACAGGACTGACAAGAGCAGAAAGAAAACGCGTTGTTGAGATCTGTGCAGAGGAATGTGGAGATGTGATGACGATTATTTCCGGTGTAAACTGTGAGAACACAGCAGAAAGCATCGAAATGGCAAAAGAAGCAGGAGCAGATGGAATCCTTCTGATGCCTCCTCATATGTGGCTGAGATTTGGAATGAATCCGGATGCACCGTTTGAATATGTAAAAGATGTAGCAGAAGGCGCAGATATCGATATCATCATTCATCTGTATCCGGCAACAAGCAAAGCATTCTATCCGGTAGAGACTTTGATCAAAATGTGCAAAGAGATTGATCATGTGAAATGTATCAAAATGGGAACACGAGTGACTTCTATCTATGAACATGATGTACGTCTGCTTCGCCAGGAATGTCCGGATATTTCCCTGATCACATGTCATGATGAAACATTGTGTGTAAGCTGGTTCCCAGGAATGGACGGAGCGCTGATCGGATTCGCAGGCTGTGTACCGGAAATCATCTGCCCGGCAAGAGAAGTATTTGCAAATCCTGACAAACATACATTAAAAGAAGCACAGGACTGGTCAGACCGTATTTATCATATTTCACAGGCAATTCAACAGAAGTATTTGGGGCAAATGTTGAACGGCTTCCATTAA
- a CDS encoding LacI family DNA-binding transcriptional regulator, whose protein sequence is MATLKDVAKLACVDVSTVSRALNNTSYVHPDTKARILAAVKELSYQPNVLAKGLRQGKRHTIGIVVPRLSMTVFAELIQGIDEEARYHGYSILVCTTEDDPDVERECLNRLRNGFVDGIIIAGTGKCGRLIRDIHASGISVVQIIRKQESHLSSVIANYKQSAYRAVKYLAGKGCKEIGLINGPMSLSTYYERYQGYKKAISELGLKEICPESTQQANTFEYGFQCAEFLLTNYFHLDAIITSVDIQGIGALRAVKEQAMLVPEDIRLIILTGHSIGGMLETTMTSLEIPAHEMGKKAALMAIEEIDAPSDQKPSPQHLVFEATLVERESS, encoded by the coding sequence ATGGCAACATTAAAAGATGTCGCAAAACTTGCATGTGTAGATGTCAGTACCGTATCACGTGCTCTGAATAATACTTCTTATGTCCACCCTGACACAAAAGCCCGTATCCTGGCGGCAGTCAAAGAACTGAGTTATCAGCCGAACGTTCTTGCCAAAGGACTGCGTCAAGGCAAACGCCACACCATCGGGATCGTCGTCCCCAGATTATCCATGACCGTATTTGCAGAACTGATCCAGGGGATTGATGAAGAAGCCCGTTACCACGGATATTCTATTTTAGTTTGTACGACTGAAGATGATCCGGATGTAGAGAGAGAATGTCTGAATCGATTGAGAAATGGATTTGTAGACGGCATCATTATCGCCGGAACCGGAAAATGCGGACGCCTGATCCGGGATATCCACGCCAGCGGGATTTCTGTCGTACAGATCATCCGAAAGCAGGAATCCCATTTAAGCAGTGTGATTGCTAATTATAAGCAATCCGCGTATCGTGCCGTAAAATACCTTGCCGGGAAAGGCTGTAAAGAAATCGGGCTGATCAATGGTCCTATGTCCCTTTCCACTTATTATGAACGATATCAGGGATATAAAAAAGCCATCTCTGAACTCGGTCTGAAAGAAATCTGCCCGGAGTCCACACAACAGGCAAACACTTTTGAGTACGGCTTTCAGTGCGCGGAATTCTTATTGACCAACTACTTTCACCTGGATGCAATCATCACATCCGTAGATATTCAGGGAATCGGAGCTTTGCGGGCGGTCAAAGAACAGGCGATGCTGGTTCCGGAAGATATCCGTCTGATCATCCTGACCGGACATTCGATCGGAGGAATGTTGGAAACAACCATGACATCTCTTGAAATTCCTGCGCATGAAATGGGGAAAAAGGCTGCGCTTATGGCCATTGAAGAAATTGATGCCCCCTCCGATCAAAAACCAAGTCCTCAGCACCTTGTTTTTGAAGCTACACTTGTAGAACGGGAAAGTTCCTGA
- a CDS encoding DnaJ C-terminal domain-containing protein encodes MAAKRDYYEVLGVSRNADAGTIKKAYRKLAKKYHPDTNPGDKQAEKSFKEVTEAYTILSDPEKKRLYDQFGHSAFDGSGAGQNPHGNPFENAGGGYQEYHFESGNMDDIFGDMFDHIFHGRQSGGFQNSGFESGGFGKNGFYRQGFDSSQFVRKGQDLRAEVSITFEEAAFGCDKVIHLQSPDGRGSTQSLQVHIPAGIETGKSVRLRGKGMPGSNGGEAGDLLLKVKVGDKPGYERNGQDLYTKVNIPFTTAVFGGEVLVTTLYGNVMCKIRPGTQSGTKIRLRGKGIVSMKNTSAHGDQYVTVQIEVPKYLNPEAKQKLKEFEAACGQTDRYRNGSVA; translated from the coding sequence ATGGCAGCAAAAAGAGATTATTATGAAGTGCTCGGAGTCAGCAGAAATGCAGATGCAGGAACAATTAAAAAAGCATACCGGAAATTGGCGAAAAAATATCATCCGGATACCAATCCAGGAGATAAACAGGCAGAGAAATCATTTAAAGAAGTGACAGAAGCATATACGATTTTAAGTGATCCGGAAAAGAAAAGGCTATACGATCAGTTTGGACATTCCGCATTTGATGGCAGCGGGGCAGGACAGAATCCGCACGGTAATCCTTTTGAAAATGCAGGAGGAGGCTATCAGGAGTACCATTTTGAGAGCGGAAATATGGACGATATTTTTGGAGATATGTTTGATCATATTTTTCACGGCAGACAGTCCGGCGGTTTCCAAAACAGTGGATTTGAAAGCGGAGGATTTGGCAAAAATGGATTTTACAGGCAGGGGTTTGACAGCAGTCAGTTTGTGAGAAAAGGCCAAGACTTAAGAGCAGAAGTTTCGATTACTTTTGAAGAAGCTGCATTTGGATGTGATAAAGTGATTCATCTCCAGAGTCCGGACGGCAGAGGAAGCACACAATCTCTGCAGGTTCATATACCGGCGGGCATTGAAACAGGAAAAAGTGTAAGACTCCGTGGAAAAGGAATGCCGGGAAGCAATGGGGGAGAGGCAGGAGATCTTCTTCTGAAAGTAAAGGTAGGAGATAAGCCGGGATACGAGAGGAACGGGCAGGATTTGTATACAAAAGTAAATATTCCATTTACAACAGCAGTTTTTGGCGGGGAAGTTCTGGTTACTACATTATATGGAAATGTAATGTGTAAAATTCGACCGGGGACGCAGTCCGGAACGAAGATCCGTCTTCGTGGAAAAGGAATCGTATCTATGAAAAACACTTCCGCACATGGGGATCAATACGTAACAGTGCAGATCGAGGTGCCGAAATATCTGAATCCGGAAGCAAAACAAAAGTTAAAAGAGTTTGAAGCAGCATGCGGCCAGACGGACAGATACCGAAATGGCAGTGTGGCATAA
- a CDS encoding Hsp20/alpha crystallin family protein: MMMPSIFGENLFNDWMDFSFPDIDKKLYGKRADRMMKTDVKETEHGYEVAIDLPGFKKDEVKAELKDGYLTISAARGLDKDEQDKNGTYIRRERYAGNMSRSFYVGEDITETDIHAKFENGILMLDIPKKEEKKPVDEKRYVTIEG, from the coding sequence ATGATGATGCCTAGTATTTTTGGAGAAAACTTATTTAACGATTGGATGGATTTTTCATTTCCGGATATTGACAAGAAATTGTATGGCAAACGTGCAGATCGTATGATGAAAACCGATGTCAAAGAGACAGAACATGGCTACGAAGTAGCGATCGATCTGCCGGGATTTAAAAAAGACGAGGTGAAAGCGGAACTGAAAGACGGATATTTGACCATCAGTGCAGCAAGAGGTCTCGATAAAGATGAGCAGGATAAGAATGGTACCTACATTAGAAGAGAGCGTTATGCAGGAAACATGAGCCGAAGTTTCTATGTTGGAGAGGATATCACAGAGACCGATATTCATGCAAAATTTGAAAATGGTATTCTGATGCTTGATATCCCGAAAAAAGAGGAAAAGAAACCTGTGGATGAAAAACGATATGTAACAATAGAAGGATAA
- a CDS encoding helix-turn-helix domain-containing protein, translating into MTIGDKIKKIRTFRNMTQAELGAALGWGDKGANRLAQYETNYRVPRKDLVTEMAKILDVNPIALYEPTIMNAEELMETLFWIDEFNPGMIKLFQLETYPGEKCNSSEDTAVRYHDSDDWPVHPPVGMWFNYGVLNDFLKEWTLRKEELKSGVITRDEYFEWKINWPQTCDDCGKYEPQKHWKKS; encoded by the coding sequence ATGACGATTGGTGATAAAATAAAAAAAATCCGGACATTCCGGAATATGACACAGGCAGAACTCGGTGCAGCTCTCGGCTGGGGCGATAAAGGTGCAAATCGCCTTGCTCAATACGAAACCAACTACCGGGTTCCCCGTAAAGATCTGGTTACTGAAATGGCTAAAATTCTCGATGTGAACCCAATTGCTCTGTATGAACCAACTATAATGAATGCCGAAGAATTAATGGAAACACTTTTTTGGATTGATGAATTTAATCCCGGTATGATCAAACTATTTCAATTAGAGACTTATCCCGGTGAAAAATGCAATTCCAGTGAAGATACCGCCGTCCGCTATCATGACTCTGACGACTGGCCAGTCCATCCACCTGTTGGCATGTGGTTTAATTATGGGGTTCTCAATGATTTTTTGAAAGAATGGACTCTTAGAAAAGAAGAACTGAAATCTGGCGTGATTACCAGAGATGAATATTTTGAGTGGAAAATCAACTGGCCACAAACCTGTGATGACTGTGGAAAATATGAACCCCAAAAGCATTGGAAAAAATCATAA
- a CDS encoding succinate dehydrogenase/fumarate reductase iron-sulfur subunit → MRYTIRIKRQENKEAKPFWQEFEIEAEGELSIAAMLNELNARQKLTDKSGKEAEPISWECGCMVKKCGACAMRINGLPELACSTFLQSLKGKVIVLEPLSKFPVVKDLIVDRSVVFENLKKINLWLESDAYMTEYTHEIRYQSARCLMCGCCLEVCPNFDFGKDFAGAIAPVNAYRILNEEQDTSHHEQIAEKYRKHYFEGCGKSLSCQNICPAGIPVEELMVRSNAAAVWKK, encoded by the coding sequence ATGAGATATACCATTCGTATAAAGCGTCAGGAAAATAAAGAAGCAAAGCCTTTCTGGCAGGAATTTGAAATAGAAGCAGAGGGTGAGCTTTCCATTGCAGCTATGCTGAATGAACTGAATGCAAGACAGAAACTTACTGATAAATCAGGCAAAGAAGCTGAACCGATTTCATGGGAATGCGGCTGTATGGTGAAAAAATGCGGGGCATGTGCGATGCGAATCAATGGTCTGCCAGAACTTGCCTGTTCTACATTTTTGCAATCTCTAAAGGGAAAAGTAATTGTACTGGAACCTTTGAGTAAATTTCCGGTAGTAAAAGATCTGATCGTTGACAGGTCAGTTGTTTTTGAAAATCTTAAGAAGATCAACCTGTGGCTTGAAAGCGATGCATATATGACAGAGTATACTCATGAGATACGCTATCAATCAGCAAGATGTCTTATGTGTGGATGTTGTCTTGAGGTCTGTCCGAATTTTGATTTTGGGAAAGACTTCGCAGGTGCCATTGCTCCGGTAAACGCATACAGGATACTGAATGAGGAGCAGGATACTTCACACCATGAACAAATAGCAGAGAAATATAGGAAACATTATTTTGAAGGATGTGGGAAATCACTATCATGCCAGAATATATGTCCGGCAGGGATTCCGGTGGAGGAGCTTATGGTAAGGTCAAATGCAGCCGCTGTGTGGAAGAAATGA
- a CDS encoding FAD-binding protein, whose translation MKKNMIIVGAGLAGLSAALQAVKEGCSVKLISSLPSERAQSVMAEGGINAALNTKGEDDSTQEHYEDTIKAGCNLADPNAVWNMTQAAPEVVKWLHSIGVQFNTCGYDELDLRNFGGQKKKRTAFAKSDTGKQIMTAMIDAVRRLEVQGQIERFEHHSFRTLLMTANICHGCVVCDNYTGEIKMLYADAVIVASGGMHGLFGNTTGSLANTGEVSASLFSAGVPMANLEMIQYHPTTVEIGGKKMLISEAARGEGGRLFTYRDGNRWYFMEEKYPELGNLMPRDITAREIWKISKESPVYLDMTEIPKDVTDRKLAGLVSDCQIYLHKDIRKEPVQVVPGIHYFMGGIYVDEKHRTPVRNLYAAGECCAQYHGANRLGGNSLLGAIYGGRIAAQTACEDAMTAKDMLVTETQELADLCESISQPDKKKINKIMLNTLGVVRNRKRMEEELEKLCQIKGSLSLLGQAAIMSAIERTESRGAHYREDYPKKNDDFARTTIASYNGQKIQIHFEEIPERRQ comes from the coding sequence ATGAAAAAGAATATGATTATTGTCGGAGCAGGGCTTGCCGGTCTGTCGGCAGCTTTGCAGGCAGTAAAAGAAGGATGCAGTGTAAAGTTAATCTCTTCTCTGCCTTCTGAGAGAGCACAGTCAGTTATGGCAGAGGGCGGTATCAACGCCGCACTTAATACCAAGGGAGAAGATGACAGTACACAGGAACATTACGAAGATACGATAAAAGCCGGATGCAATCTGGCAGATCCAAACGCAGTCTGGAATATGACACAGGCGGCACCGGAAGTGGTAAAGTGGCTTCACAGCATCGGAGTGCAGTTTAATACATGTGGTTATGATGAACTGGATCTGAGAAATTTCGGGGGACAGAAAAAGAAACGGACAGCGTTTGCAAAGAGTGATACCGGAAAACAGATCATGACAGCTATGATAGATGCAGTACGGCGATTAGAAGTGCAGGGACAGATAGAGCGTTTTGAACATCACTCTTTCCGTACTTTACTGATGACAGCGAACATATGTCATGGATGTGTTGTCTGCGATAACTATACAGGTGAGATAAAAATGCTATATGCGGATGCAGTTATCGTGGCTTCCGGTGGTATGCATGGACTGTTTGGAAATACGACAGGTTCCTTAGCAAATACCGGTGAAGTAAGTGCCAGCCTGTTTTCGGCAGGTGTTCCTATGGCTAATCTTGAGATGATCCAGTATCATCCGACAACAGTTGAGATTGGCGGAAAGAAAATGCTGATCAGCGAAGCTGCCAGAGGAGAAGGTGGTCGCCTTTTCACATACAGGGATGGAAACCGATGGTATTTTATGGAAGAAAAATATCCGGAACTTGGCAATCTGATGCCAAGAGACATCACTGCAAGAGAAATATGGAAAATAAGTAAGGAAAGTCCTGTTTATCTGGATATGACAGAGATACCTAAAGATGTGACAGACAGGAAACTTGCGGGGCTGGTATCGGATTGTCAGATTTATCTTCATAAGGATATCAGAAAAGAGCCGGTACAGGTTGTGCCGGGTATCCATTATTTTATGGGTGGTATTTACGTGGACGAGAAGCATCGTACACCTGTCAGAAATCTATATGCTGCCGGAGAGTGCTGTGCACAGTATCATGGAGCAAATCGTCTTGGTGGTAATTCTTTGCTTGGAGCAATCTATGGTGGCAGAATTGCAGCACAGACTGCCTGCGAGGATGCAATGACAGCTAAGGATATGCTGGTAACAGAGACGCAAGAGCTGGCAGATTTGTGTGAATCCATCAGCCAGCCTGATAAGAAGAAAATAAATAAAATCATGCTAAATACACTTGGAGTTGTAAGAAATCGGAAACGCATGGAAGAAGAACTGGAGAAGCTATGCCAAATAAAAGGCTCACTTTCACTGCTGGGACAGGCTGCAATCATGAGTGCCATCGAAAGAACAGAGAGCAGAGGTGCACACTACAGAGAAGACTATCCGAAGAAAAATGATGATTTTGCAAGAACAACCATTGCAAGCTATAATGGACAAAAGATACAGATACATTTTGAAGAAATTCCGGAAAGGCGGCAGTAA
- a CDS encoding DUF6921 family protein, with protein MKRRLILLVVVIALIAGFGALLHSPPSIIDAVTGATPKAKKAAQSSAQLEGSYIFCMNPLLDKLSDEDIREQLKAFVTGKTDSIRTDTELSFDIYVSETDYALIRYADSLCERLNDAGADVQIKQYSGTMLRSRAVSGKYEAFLSESDLVSTDALENADYIILDSAEMR; from the coding sequence GTGAAGCGTAGACTTATTTTACTGGTGGTGGTAATTGCTTTGATTGCAGGGTTTGGTGCATTACTGCACTCCCCTCCATCCATTATAGATGCTGTTACAGGTGCAACACCAAAGGCAAAGAAAGCAGCCCAAAGCTCGGCACAGCTTGAGGGCAGTTATATTTTCTGTATGAATCCGTTGCTTGATAAACTGTCAGATGAGGATATAAGAGAGCAATTAAAAGCATTTGTAACAGGAAAGACGGATAGCATTCGTACAGATACAGAATTATCATTTGATATTTATGTTTCGGAAACAGATTATGCGCTTATAAGATATGCCGATTCCTTATGCGAAAGGCTTAATGATGCAGGTGCTGATGTGCAGATAAAACAATACAGCGGTACAATGCTGCGTTCAAGGGCAGTCAGTGGGAAATATGAAGCATTCCTTTCTGAAAGTGATCTGGTCAGCACAGACGCTCTTGAAAATGCTGACTATATCATACTGGACAGTGCAGAAATGAGGTGA
- a CDS encoding heavy metal translocating P-type ATPase, whose translation MERIFLLKGLDCPNCSAKIEKEVGDLENVNSSSVNLMKQTLTIQTETFDNSIVEQIETIVHSHEPDVEVSEKKESYTTKTYLLKGLDCPNCSAKIEKEVGDLEDVSSSVVNLMKQTLTVSMDHNKAASMLDMVTTIVHSHEPDVEVSEQKADTSVAPDKKEKTPVYSDDDKKLTIRLISGAVIYAVGMGLILFGHVSLPVELGVLIVAYIILGWDVVWQAVKNITRGQIFDEHFLMSLSTIGAFAIGEYPEAVAVMLFYQVGEFFQSLAVKRSRKSISDLMDIRPDSATVRRNGELVVVAPETVSIGELIVVKPGEKIPLDGIVTEGESMLDTRALTGESVPRSIRKGEEALSGCVNQSGVLTIKVTKSFGESTVTKIIDLVENASSRKAPTENFITTFARYYTPIVVGMAAILAIIPPVILGGGWSEWLRRGFVFLIVSCPCALVISIPLTFFGGIGAASKRGVLVKGSNYLEALNKVSVVVFDKTGTLTKGVFKVVDITVEFGFTKEQVLEYAAQAESYSNHPIAKSIQEAFGKTIDQSVLSGYEEISGHGIRVLIGGKRVLAGNSKLMDSEKVSYAACQSAGTKVYIAVDGRYAGCIVIADEVKDDSQNAIASLKKIGVEKTVMLTGDDEKIGKAVAEQLGLDEYYAQLLPDQKVEKLEYLDQHKTKGSKLAFVGDGINDAPVLARADVGIAMGGLGSDAAIEAADVVLMTDEPSKLVDAIDVAKATKRIVMQNIIIALGIKSVFLILGALGIAGMWEAVFGDVGVTIIAVLNAMRILKK comes from the coding sequence ATGGAACGAATATTTTTACTGAAGGGACTTGATTGTCCCAATTGTTCGGCAAAGATTGAAAAAGAAGTTGGCGATTTAGAGAATGTGAATTCATCATCTGTCAATCTGATGAAACAGACTCTTACAATACAAACTGAAACATTCGACAATTCAATCGTTGAGCAGATTGAGACGATTGTACACAGCCATGAACCGGATGTTGAAGTATCTGAGAAAAAAGAGTCGTATACTACTAAAACATATCTTTTAAAAGGACTTGATTGTCCAAACTGTTCAGCAAAGATTGAAAAGGAAGTCGGTGATTTAGAGGATGTATCATCATCAGTAGTCAATCTGATGAAGCAGACACTTACTGTCAGTATGGATCATAACAAGGCAGCTTCCATGCTGGATATGGTTACTACGATTGTACACAGCCATGAACCGGATGTTGAAGTATCAGAACAAAAGGCAGATACATCTGTTGCTCCAGATAAGAAAGAGAAAACACCGGTATATAGTGATGATGATAAAAAGCTTACAATACGTCTGATCTCAGGTGCAGTCATCTATGCGGTTGGAATGGGATTGATCTTATTTGGACATGTATCGCTTCCTGTAGAACTTGGTGTATTGATTGTTGCATATATTATTCTTGGCTGGGATGTCGTATGGCAGGCAGTAAAAAATATTACCAGAGGACAGATTTTTGATGAGCATTTCCTGATGAGTTTATCTACAATAGGTGCATTTGCAATCGGGGAGTATCCAGAAGCTGTAGCAGTTATGCTCTTTTATCAGGTTGGTGAGTTTTTCCAGTCACTTGCTGTAAAGCGTTCCAGAAAATCAATTTCTGATCTTATGGACATCAGACCGGATTCGGCTACAGTCAGAAGAAATGGCGAACTGGTAGTAGTAGCACCGGAAACTGTTTCGATTGGCGAACTGATTGTTGTAAAACCGGGAGAAAAGATTCCTTTGGATGGAATTGTTACAGAGGGTGAGTCAATGCTTGATACAAGAGCACTTACCGGTGAATCTGTTCCAAGAAGCATCCGTAAGGGAGAAGAAGCACTGTCAGGATGTGTCAATCAGAGCGGTGTTCTTACAATTAAAGTTACAAAGAGTTTTGGAGAATCAACAGTTACAAAGATTATAGATCTGGTTGAAAATGCTTCTTCCAGAAAAGCACCTACGGAGAACTTTATCACAACATTTGCACGTTATTATACACCGATTGTTGTTGGCATGGCTGCTATTCTTGCTATTATTCCGCCTGTCATTCTTGGTGGTGGATGGTCAGAATGGCTTCGCAGAGGTTTTGTATTCTTAATCGTTTCATGCCCTTGTGCATTGGTTATTTCCATCCCTCTGACCTTCTTTGGTGGAATTGGTGCGGCATCAAAGAGAGGTGTGCTTGTAAAGGGAAGCAATTATCTAGAAGCACTGAATAAGGTAAGCGTCGTCGTGTTTGATAAAACTGGAACCCTGACAAAAGGTGTGTTTAAGGTTGTTGATATCACAGTAGAATTCGGCTTTACAAAAGAGCAGGTTCTTGAATATGCTGCACAGGCAGAAAGCTATTCAAACCATCCGATAGCAAAATCCATACAGGAGGCTTTCGGCAAAACAATTGATCAGTCTGTTCTTTCCGGTTATGAAGAAATATCAGGACATGGAATTCGTGTATTGATTGGTGGTAAAAGAGTACTTGCAGGAAACAGCAAACTTATGGATTCTGAGAAAGTATCTTATGCAGCCTGCCAGTCAGCCGGAACAAAGGTTTATATTGCTGTTGATGGCAGATATGCCGGATGTATCGTAATAGCCGATGAAGTGAAAGATGACAGTCAGAATGCGATTGCCAGTCTGAAGAAAATCGGTGTTGAGAAAACAGTTATGCTTACCGGTGATGATGAAAAGATTGGAAAGGCTGTGGCAGAGCAGCTCGGACTGGATGAATATTATGCACAGTTACTTCCAGATCAGAAAGTTGAAAAACTGGAGTACCTGGATCAGCATAAGACAAAAGGAAGCAAACTTGCATTTGTAGGAGATGGTATCAATGATGCACCTGTTCTTGCAAGAGCCGATGTAGGAATTGCGATGGGTGGACTTGGTTCAGATGCTGCGATTGAAGCTGCAGATGTTGTTCTGATGACAGATGAACCATCAAAGCTTGTGGATGCGATTGATGTTGCAAAAGCAACGAAAAGAATTGTTATGCAGAATATTATCATTGCACTCGGAATCAAGAGTGTGTTCCTTATACTGGGTGCATTAGGCATAGCAGGCATGTGGGAAGCTGTATTTGGTGATGTTGGTGTTACGATTATAGCAGTATTGAATGCCATGAGGATTTTGAAAAAATAA
- a CDS encoding ArsR/SmtB family transcription factor yields the protein MADSQFTCNCDVIHEDIVNDVKKKMQSKEEYIELASLFKLFGDGTRVQILHALEQSEMCVCDLAVLLGVTKSAVSHQLKALRLAKLVKYRKEAQIAYYSLADEHVKEIIDKGFEHLRD from the coding sequence ATGGCAGATTCTCAATTCACTTGTAATTGTGACGTTATCCATGAAGACATCGTAAATGATGTAAAAAAGAAGATGCAGTCTAAAGAGGAATATATAGAACTTGCTTCACTTTTTAAATTATTTGGGGATGGTACCAGGGTGCAGATTCTTCATGCATTAGAACAAAGCGAGATGTGCGTCTGTGATCTGGCAGTATTGCTTGGAGTTACGAAATCCGCAGTATCGCACCAGCTTAAGGCACTACGTCTGGCTAAGTTAGTAAAATATCGTAAGGAAGCTCAGATTGCGTATTATTCTTTGGCAGATGAGCATGTTAAGGAAATTATTGATAAAGGCTTTGAACATTTAAGAGATTAA